GTCGTTTTGAAAGGCGTGAACAATTGGTCTGCGATCTCCGGCGACAAGCCAGGCCCGCTGTCGGCAATCGTCACGACAATATTTCCATCAGCAGACGAAGTGAACACGGACAGTTGGCGACGTGTGCCACCCGCCATCGCTTCGACGGCGTTCCGCATCAAGTTCAGCAACGCCTGCTGGATTTGGACGCGGTTGATGAGCACTTGAGCGTCATCTTCCAAATTGAGTTCGATACGTACGTCAGCTTCCTTGGCGACGATCAAAACCAGATCGTTCACGTTTAAAATGGTCTCGCGAATACTCGAGAGCTGACGCTCATCGGGTTGGTCTGCAACGAAAAACCGAAGGTGGCGAATGATTTGATCGGCACGGCTCGCCTGTTCGATAGCCCGGTCCATGGCGATCATCAGAAGATCGGCCTCGGATAAGGTTGTTTGACCTCGGTTCATCAATCGCCGCGCTGACGTCAAATAGGCGACGATCGCTGTCAGGGGCTGGTAGAGCTCGTGGGCAAGGGCTGTGGACATCTGAGCCATCGCCCCCAAACGGGCGAGATGCAGCAGCTGATGACGTAGCTCTTCTCGCTCCGACTCGAGCTTCGACAGGCTGAGGCTGTTATCTGGTGCAGATGAAATTACGCCTCGGCGAACGACCTGCGAGATCCCGATCGCTTCACCGCTAACCATGACGGGCGATATCGCGACTGTGGCGGGAAGCGTGCTCCCGTCCTTGTGTCGAAATTCATCTTCATAAGGGGGCGTAGATTCGCCTCTCCGCAGCCTCTCTATAATCGATGTCAAATCCCAAGAGTCCGGATCTGCAGCAAGCATAAATGCCGGCTGACCGACGGCCTCACCCGCCGTATAGCCGAACAGCCGTTCAGCTCCTGCGTTCCAGCTCGCGATGTCGCCATCAAATGTCTGTCCGAAGATCGCATCCTGGGCATTGAGGACGACGGCAGAAAGGTCTCCCCACGGAATGATCCTCATCGTGGCCACCGAGCCTCCGCTTACATCCACATTCGGCAAACTAGGAGAAAACCGCGCAATGAGACCCTGACAAAAGTCAGGAAATGATCGTGCCCCTGATCCTGCACAGAGATGTGAACGCGTGGTCTATTGCAGGTCATGACCAGCAAGAGCCGCAAGCCGTAACTGCAGACCATCATCAGGCCTTGCGCACGAGGCTTGACAGCGTCGCCGCCTTTGTCAGATTGGTCGAGATGTCATCCGTCGCACTTCAAAATGCAGGATGGCTACAAAACTCCCGTAGGGCGTTTTTGCATAGGCGACGACACTCAACATAATATCATAGACAAAGTTGGGTATTTTGCTACCGACGCCTGATCCCGCCAGATTTTCCCGCGCATCGAGCGATCATTTCAATGCCCGCTTCTAGCGATCCGCCCCATAGAGTGATCCGAATCCGGGGCACGCGCGGATGGCCGGTCGATCATGGTTCGGAACCTCTCTTTGTCCCACTCACAACAGCCGAAAGGAACGAACTCGTTCGTTTGGCGCAAGTCATCGACTTCCACACGTCGGCGTCTGCAATATTCAATCAGGGTGACGAAGCCGCGTTTATCTACCTTTTGGTCGATGGCGTCGTGCGAACGTTTCATACGTCACCCGACGGCGAGCGGCAGATCGTGGCATTTCACTGGCCGGGGGATTTATTTGGACTTGCCGAGCATGGCCGGCATGTGACGTCGGCGGAGACAATTACGTCTTCACAGATCTATCGGTTTCCATGTCAGAAGCTTGAACGATTCTTATTGAAGAACCCAAAGATCGAAGACGGTTTTCTGATAAAGGCAATTCACGACCTTCGGAGCGCCCAACGACAGCTTATCATCATGGGACGCCTCGCCATCTTTCGTCGTCTTGCCGTCTTTTTATTGGATTGCTCAGCGCATGAGCATTATTTCGATAAGGCCAAGCGGCTCCTGACTTTACCCATGAGTCGATATGATATTGCCGATTATCTCGGAACATCCGCCGAAACCGTGACCCGAGCATTGTCCAAGCTCACCGCGGACGACGCAGTCAGACGCGTCAGTGCCCGCGCGCTAAAGTTGGATTTGGATAAGCTAAGAACTCTCGCGGATTTTGACTGAAAAAAGCCCGTCCGTTGCACCTCCCCGGCGGAACTCGATGTCCATCCCCCGCGAAGACTGGGCTGGCGGCGTCGCGGTTGCGCTTTAGCTTGTGGCGGTTGGCGTCATCGATCTGGCGTCACTCGACCAAAAGTGACTCCTCGGCAAAAGCCATTGTTTATCGGAGTGATAAATTGCGTGGCGGGCCACGAACGATGAAGATGGGCACTACAGCTACGCCATAGCCACCTAGAGCCCGCTATAGCTCCCCACGTCGCTCGGCCGTTCAGCGGATGGGCGTCTCCGCCGCGATCATCATGCGACCTTCACAGTGAACTCGTTGCCACGCCCTTCGTCGAGAGGGAGGGATTGCGAGACGTAGCCGTTCTCGGGATCGCGGACGTAATCCAGATAGTCCGCCGCGAAGGCGTTCTCGCCGAGGATCACCGCGCCGGCCTTCAACTGGGGCTCGATCCGCTTGAGCACCGACAGGTAGAGCGACCAGGCGCCGTCGATCAGCGCCAGATCGACTTCGCCGCCGACATCCTTGAGTGTCTCCAGCGCGTCGCCTTCCCGAATGTCCACCAGATCGGCGAGTCCGGCGGCATCGAGATGCGCCCGTGCCCGCGCCACCTTCACCGGCTCCACCTCGGAACCGATGAGCCGGCCGCCGCCATTGTCGCGCAGCGCGGCGGCGAGATAGATGGTGGAGACACCCATTGAAGTGCCGAACTCCACGATCCGCGACGCCTTGCAGGCACGCGCGATGGCGTAGAGAAAGCGGCCATAGCCGGGCGATACGGACAGAAAATGTGCGGCATGGCCGCTATAAACTCGCCGGTAGTCGGCACGCTCATCGGCGATCATCTGCGCCGCGAGTTGCTCGATCGTGTCGCCGGAGGCTTCCATGCCGGCGACGACCTCTTTCATCAATTCGCCATCCGCCGCTTCGGCATCCCGATGAAGCTGAGTCAGAAGTTGGGTGATGCGCGCGCTGGTCAACGTGTTCATGCTGTTTCCTTCCCAATCATGGGAGCCGATCGGCCTCGACTGGCTGATGACAAGCTGGTACAGGGAACCGAACTTGGCGTCATTCCGAAGGTCAGCCAGAATGTTATTCAATCTCGCCATCGCGCCCGATTGTCAGTCGTGCCGCTTCTGAATGATCTCTCGGACGAATCGGAGTGGGTCGAGCCGGACGATGTGCCCCGTCCGGTCGTCACCTACGGCTTCGCATCCGAAACCTTCGGCGATTTCGAGCTGGAACCGCACTTCCACGCCAAGAGCCAAATCCTGCTCGTCCAGCGCGGCGCGCTGAGCTGCGAAGTCGAAGGCGGCCTATGGATTGTGCCACCGCGCAGCGCCGTGTGGATACCGGGCGGAGCGCTGCACGCCATTAAGGTGACGGGCGCATTGGAAGGCTATGGTGCATTCGTCGCTTCCGGCATCGGCGCGGGCCTGCCCACGGCGTGCCGCGCCGTCTCGGTGACTCCGTTGCTGCGCGAACTCCTGATCCGCTCCGCCAATCTGCCGCTGCTCTACGAGGAGGGCGGCGCGAACTCGCGATTGATGGCGGCGCTGCTCGACGAACTGGCGGCGGCGAAGGACGAAGACCTGCATCTGCCGATGCCGGCCGACCCACGCCTGCGCCGGATCATCGACCTGATGATGGCTTCGCCGGCGGATCGAGGGACGCTCGACGTTTGGGCAGAGAAAGCGGGGCTGAGCGCGCGGACGTTGGGCCGGATCATTAGCCGGGAGACGGGCATGAGCTTCGGACGCTGGCGCCAGCAACTCAGCGTGATCCTCGCCGTGAAGTGGCTGGCCGGGCGCGCATCGATTCAGCAAGTCGCGGCCGATCTCGGCTACGAGAGCGTGCCGAGCTTTGTGACTATGTTCCGCAAGGTACTCGGTACTTCGCCGGGGCGCTACATGGCGGAACGCCATTCAGGGCGAACGTGAGGTTCGAGATCAGCAGGCGATGTAGAGAACGCCGATGCTACGCCAGAGCCACCCATCCTACGCTGGACTACGCTACAGCTTGATCGCGGCCCGGGAACGATGAAGATGGGCACTACATCTACGCCATAGCTACCTAAGGCGCGCTACGGCTCAAAATGGCGGATGGCTCCGCCGCTTCGGCCGATCGGGTCAGGATGCCGAGGCGCCGGCGCCATAGCGCAGTCCGTCCACAAGAAGCGCTACCATGCGTCCCGCGTGATCAGGCGAGTTATTGTGCGCAGACATGCACAGGCTCGCAACCGCGCCAAGGAGGTCGTTAGGATCGATGTCTGCCCGAACTACGCCAGCGGTGACGGCGGACAAGAAGAGCGTTCGGAAGGCAGGCCGCAGGCGCTGCTCGAAATATGCAGGCAGGGCTTCGAATGCCGGATCGCCTGAGTGCAATGCCTTTGCGAGTCCACGCTTCGTTCCAACCCAGGCCGCGTATCGCTGCAGCCACTTCATTAATGCCTCGAACGGCGGGTTCTCGTTCGCGAGAAGCGGCGCCGCGTCGGCGCAGGCATCCATTTCCTGACGGCAGACCGCAGCGATGAGGTCGGCGCGCTGCGGGAAGTGTCGATAGACGGTGCCCACCCCGACTCCGGCACGCTCAGCGATTTCGCGGACGGGTGCATCCACGCCCGACTCGGCGAACACCGCCTTCGCCGCTTGAAGCAACGCGTCGAGATTGCGCTGCGCATCGGCGCGCGGGCGTCGCTCGGCTGGGCGTTCGCGGTCCAAACCGCCGGTCTGATCTTCTGCTTCCTCGCTCACCATGAACCTAGTTGAAAAACGGAACAATGTTCCGTATAAATTCGGAACGCCATTCCGATTACGCTGACTATCACGGATCGGCGGTCGCCGCCAACCGATCACAACCATAGGAGAACGCCATGCAATACCGCACGCTCGGTCGCACCGGGATCAAGGTCAGCCCCTACTGCCTGGGCGCGATGATGTTTGGAAAGTTAGCCAATCCTGATCACGACGACTGCATCCAGATCGTTCACAAGGCTTTGGATTTCGGCATCAACTTTATCGACACCGCCGATCGCTACAGCGCTGGGGAATCCGAAGAGATTGTTGGCAAAGCACTTAAGGGACGGCGTGACCGCATCGTGCTTGCCACCAAGGTGCATGGCCCGATGGGCGACGATCCGAACATGCAGGGGAACTCGCGCCGCTGGATCACCCGGGCGGTGGAGGACTCGCTCCGCCGGCTGCAGACCGACTACATCGACCTCTATCAGATCCACCGCCCGGCGCCGGACACCGACATCGAAGAGACGCTCTCGGTTCTCACTGATCTGATGCGTGCGGGCAAGGTGCGCGCGATCGGCAGTTCGACCTTTCCCGCATCCGAGATCGTTGAGGCCCAGTGGGTCGCGGAGCGACGCGGGCTTGGCCGCTTCCGTACGGAGCAGCCGCCTTACTCCATCCTGGATCGCGGCATCGAGCGGGACATGCTTCCCACCTGCCAGCGCTACGGCATGGGAGTGATGGTCTGGAGCCCGCTCTCGAAGGGAATGCTCACCGGTCGCTATCGCAAGGGACAGCCGCTGCCGGACTCGCTGCGAGTCAAAGTCTTCCCCAAGCAAATGTCCGACGAGCGCAGTCTCGATGCGATCGAGCAGTTGATCCCGATCGCGCAGGGTGCAGGCCTGTCTTTGACTCACATGGCCCTCGGCTTCGTCATGGCTCATCCGGTCGTTACCTCGGCGATCCTTGGCCCCCGCACCCGGCAACAGCTCGATGACCTACTGGCCAGCGCCGAAGTTCAGCTCAGCGACGACGTTCTGGATCAGATTGATCAAGTCGTCCCGCCGGGAGTCGATATCGGCGTGAACGAGGCGAATTACGAGCCGCCGGCAGTGAAGGAGGCAAGCTTGCGCCGGCGACCGATTGCCGAGCGAAAAGCTACCTGACTTGACGATGAAGAAAGGGACTGGAGACGCGGACACCTCGCCATCGCTTCGACGCGTTAACAAAATGTCGAACTATGGTTCGACCTCAATCCTCTAAATGATCGAGATTATGGCCCAGCCCAGCTTTGCCAAGGCGTGCTGGTCAGCATCTGACTGGAGAGCGCCGTTCCTACGATCCAGCCACCTTCAGCACGCTATGCTACGCTACACTTTGATAGCGGGGCCGGGAACGATGAAGATGGGCATTACAGCTACGCTATAGCCACTTAACGTCCGCGATGACTCTCCAATTAGGCTGCGGGAGTGGCCTATGAAGCGGTTTCAGCTAACGCCCGAATTCATGTGGGTGCGCTTCTCCGCCGTGACCGGCTGCTCGAAGACCGCTTGGGCTACCTGTTCCGCATCGTCCGCATCCAAAATGCGAGTAGTTGCTTCGGCACCGGCGTTCGCGATCGCTTCCGGGCCGCTTTCTTACGGCATTTGCCAAGCGTTCACACTGCCGAGGCTGCGACCTGGCAATGCGAGTATGCAACGTGAGCGATAGCTCATATCTTTCCCATGGGCGGAATTGACACCGCGCCCCCGCCGAAGCCGGGAGATTCGAACGCATGAGACAGCGCACAAAATACGGCATCGACGCGCCGCGAGTGGTTCGCGCGTACATCGTTTTCGGCATCTTGCTGGCATTGCCGGCGCTGATCAATCTCGCGTGGCCCGGATCAAGTCCCATTCCCGGGCCGTGGAGTATCGGCGCCGCCTTGTTCGCGGTGCTTCTGCTTG
This Methylovirgula sp. DNA region includes the following protein-coding sequences:
- a CDS encoding helix-turn-helix domain-containing protein; amino-acid sequence: MVSEEAEDQTGGLDRERPAERRPRADAQRNLDALLQAAKAVFAESGVDAPVREIAERAGVGVGTVYRHFPQRADLIAAVCRQEMDACADAAPLLANENPPFEALMKWLQRYAAWVGTKRGLAKALHSGDPAFEALPAYFEQRLRPAFRTLFLSAVTAGVVRADIDPNDLLGAVASLCMSAHNNSPDHAGRMVALLVDGLRYGAGASAS
- a CDS encoding ATP-binding protein, with translation MRIIPWGDLSAVVLNAQDAIFGQTFDGDIASWNAGAERLFGYTAGEAVGQPAFMLAADPDSWDLTSIIERLRRGESTPPYEDEFRHKDGSTLPATVAISPVMVSGEAIGISQVVRRGVISSAPDNSLSLSKLESEREELRHQLLHLARLGAMAQMSTALAHELYQPLTAIVAYLTSARRLMNRGQTTLSEADLLMIAMDRAIEQASRADQIIRHLRFFVADQPDERQLSSIRETILNVNDLVLIVAKEADVRIELNLEDDAQVLINRVQIQQALLNLMRNAVEAMAGGTRRQLSVFTSSADGNIVVTIADSGPGLSPEIADQLFTPFKTTKPDGMGVGLSICQTIIVAHGGDLWLDPSATNGATFRFKLPIVE
- a CDS encoding Crp/Fnr family transcriptional regulator, encoding MAQVIDFHTSASAIFNQGDEAAFIYLLVDGVVRTFHTSPDGERQIVAFHWPGDLFGLAEHGRHVTSAETITSSQIYRFPCQKLERFLLKNPKIEDGFLIKAIHDLRSAQRQLIIMGRLAIFRRLAVFLLDCSAHEHYFDKAKRLLTLPMSRYDIADYLGTSAETVTRALSKLTADDAVRRVSARALKLDLDKLRTLADFD
- a CDS encoding helix-turn-helix transcriptional regulator — translated: MPLLNDLSDESEWVEPDDVPRPVVTYGFASETFGDFELEPHFHAKSQILLVQRGALSCEVEGGLWIVPPRSAVWIPGGALHAIKVTGALEGYGAFVASGIGAGLPTACRAVSVTPLLRELLIRSANLPLLYEEGGANSRLMAALLDELAAAKDEDLHLPMPADPRLRRIIDLMMASPADRGTLDVWAEKAGLSARTLGRIISRETGMSFGRWRQQLSVILAVKWLAGRASIQQVAADLGYESVPSFVTMFRKVLGTSPGRYMAERHSGRT
- a CDS encoding aldo/keto reductase, whose amino-acid sequence is MQYRTLGRTGIKVSPYCLGAMMFGKLANPDHDDCIQIVHKALDFGINFIDTADRYSAGESEEIVGKALKGRRDRIVLATKVHGPMGDDPNMQGNSRRWITRAVEDSLRRLQTDYIDLYQIHRPAPDTDIEETLSVLTDLMRAGKVRAIGSSTFPASEIVEAQWVAERRGLGRFRTEQPPYSILDRGIERDMLPTCQRYGMGVMVWSPLSKGMLTGRYRKGQPLPDSLRVKVFPKQMSDERSLDAIEQLIPIAQGAGLSLTHMALGFVMAHPVVTSAILGPRTRQQLDDLLASAEVQLSDDVLDQIDQVVPPGVDIGVNEANYEPPAVKEASLRRRPIAERKAT
- a CDS encoding class I SAM-dependent methyltransferase, which encodes MNTLTSARITQLLTQLHRDAEAADGELMKEVVAGMEASGDTIEQLAAQMIADERADYRRVYSGHAAHFLSVSPGYGRFLYAIARACKASRIVEFGTSMGVSTIYLAAALRDNGGGRLIGSEVEPVKVARARAHLDAAGLADLVDIREGDALETLKDVGGEVDLALIDGAWSLYLSVLKRIEPQLKAGAVILGENAFAADYLDYVRDPENGYVSQSLPLDEGRGNEFTVKVA